The Acidianus manzaensis genome has a window encoding:
- a CDS encoding potassium channel family protein, protein MDRRFWNRFMISIMENIVAPYSVIRKIFPQLFLLGVAVYINSLVFMIYQHLDFISAVYAGVNVVTTVGLYAPNINQLPNTEKVILIITIIFAVGLYTSILQAIVSTVVNRSTWIDAKARWRGSHMKDHTVLVGEGEVIVSAAKRLERLKVDYIILTTDKNIQEISPDKIIIADPKEDKNLLEAGILNAKNAIVCMKDDMETLLITLKIQKLNPPLQVISVVKNSSLADAFKTAGADVIIPYDDIVGRITASAAISNHVAGLILQDRLNENLVIGVFDVKKSIKISDLPEGTIPLIIVKHDGKLDPFFEKNYQLKEGEKIIILGDPKIFDKIKEMLE, encoded by the coding sequence ATGGATAGAAGATTTTGGAACAGATTTATGATAAGTATAATGGAGAATATAGTAGCTCCTTATTCGGTAATTAGAAAGATTTTCCCTCAATTATTTCTTCTAGGTGTGGCAGTTTACATTAATTCTTTAGTTTTCATGATTTATCAGCACTTAGATTTTATATCTGCAGTATATGCTGGAGTTAACGTAGTAACAACAGTTGGATTATATGCTCCTAATATAAACCAGCTACCTAATACTGAAAAAGTTATTTTGATCATTACAATAATTTTTGCAGTAGGATTATATACTAGCATTCTTCAAGCTATAGTTAGTACAGTAGTAAATAGATCAACATGGATTGATGCTAAAGCTAGATGGAGAGGCTCACATATGAAGGATCATACAGTATTAGTAGGAGAAGGAGAGGTGATAGTTAGCGCAGCAAAAAGATTAGAAAGACTTAAAGTAGATTATATTATTCTTACTACTGACAAAAATATACAAGAGATTTCTCCTGACAAAATAATTATTGCAGATCCTAAGGAAGATAAAAATTTGTTAGAAGCAGGAATACTAAACGCAAAAAATGCTATAGTATGCATGAAAGATGATATGGAAACTCTACTTATTACGCTTAAAATTCAAAAACTAAATCCGCCTCTTCAAGTAATTTCTGTAGTCAAAAATTCTTCCTTAGCTGACGCTTTTAAGACTGCAGGAGCAGACGTAATTATTCCTTATGATGATATAGTTGGTAGAATAACTGCCTCAGCAGCAATTTCAAACCATGTAGCTGGACTTATTTTACAAGATAGATTAAATGAAAATTTAGTAATAGGAGTGTTTGATGTAAAAAAATCAATTAAAATCTCAGATCTTCCAGAAGGAACTATACCATTAATAATTGTAAAACATGATGGAAAATTGGACCCATTTTTCGAAAAAAATTATCAATTAAAAGAGGGAGAAAAGATAATAATTTTAGGAGATCCTAAAATATTCGATAAAATTAAGGAGATGTTAGAATGA
- a CDS encoding NAD-dependent epimerase/dehydratase family protein encodes MKYLILGLGFVGTHIAEYLSEHNDVTVTYKSLNPVKELYSKILKEKKVSLIKLDPLNEKEKLEREIEDHDTIVNMIGEIQGSYKALEIANVTIPKLIAELSSKNKKMLIHFSGLLGIIGNNVKSETPHLAGITPQTDFEKTKLEGEKVVYDTCKSNDSPIAILRPTLVYGRYSAHIQFITMYKFAKRGIIPKLSFSFNTISANSIAKMIEALSESKETTYFYATECNPVNVSKFFELMAKGLGRNKNIEIPIPESLAKIVLPSYIKSLLKYTRSTYDCSKSSELIGDLSFDEKEIIENASFLHNLDVNNILIPT; translated from the coding sequence ATGAAGTACCTTATTTTGGGATTAGGCTTTGTAGGAACTCATATAGCTGAATACTTGTCAGAGCATAATGACGTTACAGTAACATATAAAAGTTTGAATCCTGTAAAAGAATTATATTCAAAAATTCTTAAAGAAAAGAAAGTTAGTCTTATAAAATTAGATCCATTAAATGAGAAAGAGAAACTGGAAAGGGAGATTGAAGATCATGATACAATAGTTAATATGATTGGAGAAATACAAGGTAGTTATAAAGCATTAGAAATAGCTAACGTAACTATTCCTAAATTAATTGCTGAACTCTCTTCAAAAAACAAGAAGATGTTAATTCATTTTAGCGGATTATTAGGCATTATAGGAAATAATGTAAAATCAGAAACTCCTCATTTGGCAGGAATAACGCCTCAAACTGATTTTGAAAAAACCAAACTAGAAGGAGAAAAAGTAGTTTATGATACTTGTAAGAGTAATGATTCCCCAATAGCTATTCTTAGACCTACACTAGTTTATGGTAGATATTCTGCTCATATACAATTTATTACGATGTATAAGTTTGCAAAAAGAGGAATTATCCCAAAGCTTAGCTTTAGTTTCAATACTATTAGTGCAAATTCTATAGCCAAAATGATTGAAGCCTTGTCAGAATCTAAAGAAACAACTTATTTTTACGCTACTGAATGTAATCCAGTAAATGTTTCGAAATTTTTTGAATTAATGGCAAAAGGATTAGGAAGAAATAAGAATATAGAAATACCAATTCCAGAATCCTTAGCTAAAATTGTTCTACCTAGTTACATTAAAAGCTTATTAAAATATACAAGGTCAACATACGATTGCTCTAAATCATCTGAATTAATTGGTGATTTATCTTTTGATGAGAAAGAAATAATAGAGAATGCTTCTTTTCTGCATAATTTAGACGTTAATAATATTTTGATACCAACATAA
- a CDS encoding stage II sporulation protein M: protein MKGPIKDELTFISLIIFAIELALFIGVAAIPYNSPALANSFSSQRNAIVSQPYIPEVLSIFSHNFEISLIEFIPGFGVLMLAGSIISTGLVLSALYTIHGIPGWIPALLLMTLPHSWLELPSYAFAAGAGIYLIWKRNVKRFLGMIGFVAVELFFAASIESAEIIAENINIAYSYLFWFPAIPLFYALYILYKYIRDKTEPINQPAQQYSPRYTFLAKIKEKLLLLLKL from the coding sequence ATGAAAGGGCCTATTAAAGATGAACTAACATTTATTTCTTTAATAATCTTTGCCATTGAATTAGCTCTATTTATAGGTGTTGCAGCAATACCTTATAATAGTCCCGCACTAGCAAATAGTTTTAGTTCACAACGAAATGCAATAGTATCGCAACCATATATACCTGAAGTTTTATCAATTTTCTCACATAATTTTGAAATATCTTTAATTGAATTTATTCCTGGATTTGGAGTTTTAATGTTAGCCGGTTCAATAATTAGTACTGGTTTAGTATTATCTGCATTATATACTATTCATGGCATACCGGGTTGGATACCTGCACTATTATTAATGACATTGCCTCATTCTTGGTTAGAATTACCATCTTATGCTTTTGCAGCTGGAGCAGGAATTTATTTAATATGGAAAAGAAATGTAAAAAGATTCCTCGGTATGATAGGATTCGTAGCAGTAGAATTATTCTTCGCAGCTTCTATAGAGTCAGCTGAAATTATAGCTGAAAATATAAACATAGCATATTCTTATCTATTTTGGTTTCCAGCGATTCCATTATTTTACGCACTATACATATTGTATAAATATATTAGAGATAAAACTGAACCAATAAATCAGCCTGCACAACAATATTCTCCTAGATATACATTCTTGGCAAAAATAAAGGAAAAATTATTATTGTTATTAAAATTATAA
- a CDS encoding M61 family metallopeptidase: protein MFFEIKPRNRYIEVKAKGREGIIVFPTYVPGSYVIRELERNIVEIEGRRLSKNRFYVKNSFTYLVYTASFDQREAISTNDYLFINPPALFPFQEKNEKYCVKIDLPDSWKIVTSLREEGNNSFCADNYDDFVDSPIEASPYLKILQVDSSHIISTVDDLDVDMIRKIVKEADKILGNPGDYVFHFRRSSQNFGGIEHKNSTGIVVPWNRKNLEVLFAHEYFHRWNVKRIVPYDLIHNYEHEVYTELLWFAEGFTDYMAVEISKRAGVIDELTALKHICNSLSTLTFPGSKRVSLAEASKTTWIKYYKQDENFLNSSVSYYDGGLSLAFYVDLELNKKGEKIDTLFKQLPSKYTFDNINSILKKYEIDIEDLVYSPAIEIFNAIKDLVNLELVDKGRPYYGIRLSEDNVINFIEDYSPADEAGLFPKDKILALNGVPEIEVKEGESIITVSREGRIKEFKIKSSPNPGHKVKIKIGNVESTSDSQIL from the coding sequence ATGTTTTTTGAAATTAAGCCCAGAAATCGTTATATTGAAGTTAAAGCAAAAGGAAGAGAAGGCATTATAGTATTCCCAACTTATGTCCCAGGCTCTTATGTTATAAGAGAACTTGAAAGGAATATAGTAGAAATTGAAGGTAGACGATTGTCAAAAAATAGGTTTTATGTTAAAAATTCATTTACCTACTTAGTATATACAGCGAGTTTCGATCAAAGAGAAGCAATATCAACTAATGACTATCTTTTTATTAATCCTCCAGCATTATTTCCATTTCAAGAGAAAAATGAAAAATATTGTGTAAAAATAGATTTACCAGATTCATGGAAAATAGTAACTTCTCTAAGAGAAGAAGGAAATAACAGTTTTTGTGCAGATAATTATGACGATTTTGTAGATTCACCAATAGAAGCTTCTCCTTATCTTAAAATCTTGCAAGTTGATAGTTCTCACATAATTTCTACGGTAGACGATTTAGACGTTGATATGATAAGAAAAATTGTAAAAGAAGCAGATAAGATATTAGGTAATCCTGGAGATTATGTTTTTCACTTTAGAAGATCCAGTCAAAACTTTGGAGGAATAGAACATAAGAATTCAACTGGAATAGTAGTTCCATGGAATAGAAAAAACTTAGAAGTCCTTTTTGCCCATGAATATTTCCATAGATGGAACGTAAAAAGAATTGTTCCATATGATCTAATTCATAATTACGAGCACGAAGTATATACTGAACTATTGTGGTTCGCAGAAGGATTCACAGATTATATGGCCGTAGAAATTTCTAAAAGAGCTGGTGTTATAGACGAATTAACAGCTTTAAAACATATTTGCAATTCACTGTCAACATTAACGTTTCCTGGAAGTAAAAGAGTTAGTTTAGCGGAAGCCTCAAAAACTACGTGGATAAAATATTATAAGCAAGATGAGAATTTTCTTAATTCTTCAGTGTCTTATTATGACGGAGGTCTTAGTTTAGCGTTTTATGTTGATCTAGAATTAAATAAAAAAGGAGAAAAAATAGATACTTTATTTAAGCAATTACCTAGTAAATACACATTTGATAATATTAATAGTATATTAAAGAAATATGAAATAGACATAGAAGATTTAGTATATTCTCCAGCTATAGAAATTTTTAATGCGATAAAAGATTTAGTAAACCTAGAGTTGGTAGATAAAGGAAGACCTTACTATGGAATAAGACTATCTGAAGATAACGTAATTAATTTCATAGAAGATTATTCTCCAGCTGACGAAGCTGGATTATTTCCAAAAGATAAAATTCTAGCATTAAATGGAGTTCCAGAAATTGAAGTAAAAGAAGGAGAAAGCATAATAACAGTTTCTAGAGAAGGAAGAATAAAAGAATTTAAGATAAAGTCATCCCCTAATCCTGGACATAAAGTTAAAATCAAGATAGGAAATGTGGAATCTACATCTGATTCGCAGATTTTATAA
- a CDS encoding transporter produces MTIMSINKQTFAITSVLAYALATYVMVAPAFTVNQFNLPQWLAFLIVSIPFGGRVIGSFLYQRIVSVLGSRLTYLISMVLLGVLSLGSSINILGLLIPLRLLVGIVFGIATSLAVEQAVRSGNRIITALTMSGWAFGWIGGALSYLSLQDWGLIAISGILTIPFSLLYKDVKVFSVEVTKFSIPSVSSILVFFFSFEPAFALQLAPAIVEAEGGITWLIIGYIISIGMYILVPVISNTLGESKTAIMYTVISAVSGVLFFTTASPYMLVVFTAFGLGINSIAPRLSAAYGASARTMGFALNTAALGGVVVPVVGSLNIKVIASLFTAISMIILLVMSVKKGNAVTVAS; encoded by the coding sequence ATGACCATAATGAGTATAAACAAACAAACATTTGCTATTACTTCAGTTTTAGCTTATGCTTTAGCTACCTACGTAATGGTGGCTCCAGCATTTACTGTCAACCAATTTAATTTACCTCAATGGTTAGCATTCTTAATAGTTTCAATACCTTTTGGAGGAAGAGTAATAGGATCATTCCTTTATCAAAGGATAGTTTCAGTATTAGGATCTAGATTAACTTATTTAATATCTATGGTTTTACTAGGGGTTTTATCTTTAGGTAGTAGCATTAATATTCTAGGACTACTAATACCTTTAAGGTTATTAGTAGGAATTGTCTTTGGTATAGCTACTTCTTTAGCTGTAGAGCAAGCAGTGAGAAGTGGAAATAGAATAATAACGGCATTAACTATGAGCGGTTGGGCATTTGGATGGATTGGAGGAGCATTATCTTATTTATCTTTACAAGATTGGGGGTTAATAGCTATTTCAGGAATACTTACAATACCATTTTCTTTGCTTTATAAAGATGTAAAAGTATTTTCAGTGGAAGTTACAAAGTTTTCAATACCTTCAGTTTCATCAATATTAGTCTTCTTCTTTTCCTTCGAACCAGCATTTGCTTTACAATTAGCTCCTGCTATTGTAGAAGCTGAAGGAGGAATTACATGGCTAATAATAGGTTATATAATATCAATAGGCATGTATATATTAGTTCCAGTCATTTCAAATACTTTAGGTGAATCAAAGACTGCGATAATGTATACGGTAATTTCCGCAGTAAGCGGAGTACTTTTCTTTACAACAGCATCGCCATATATGCTAGTAGTATTTACAGCATTTGGACTAGGAATAAATTCTATAGCCCCTAGATTATCTGCAGCATATGGAGCATCAGCAAGGACTATGGGATTTGCGTTAAATACTGCCGCATTAGGTGGAGTAGTTGTTCCAGTAGTAGGATCTTTGAACATTAAAGTGATAGCATCACTATTTACAGCAATATCAATGATAATACTTTTAGTTATGAGCGTAAAGAAAGGAAACGCTGTAACTGTAGCGAGCTAA
- a CDS encoding MFS transporter → MNEKPKINYLGSFFSWIMDSYDLGAVVITATILEKLFYPTLGLLGAVLPIVFTVITRPLGGFIFGYIADVRGRKVALLFTVLGYSFSIGLTALIPTYYQIGILAPIIISLLRLFQGVFIGGDVSSSFTTAMESIRKFRGFFGGLAQSGTLIGFVIVDLLFTYFSGLPNNFILNLGWRYIYAIGIIPALLAVFIRLLMTEPKIYAESEKKNPVKGLAPIWQTIIVMIGFWMMIYAGPQFAPVFFGSFLHLKPEVYGQLAFLMNLVGIPAMLISGLISDYLGRKYVGIGTVIISIIGAFVFYFQGISLTLATMIFGFLINFPSALTPAYLSERFKTFSRATGVGFSYNGAFIVAGFSQLMISGLSSFIQTNEAAFTILTIGGIISIIGLALGPETLKTSELPISSK, encoded by the coding sequence ATGAATGAAAAACCTAAGATCAATTATCTTGGTTCTTTCTTTTCCTGGATAATGGATTCGTATGATTTAGGAGCAGTAGTAATAACAGCAACTATCTTAGAAAAACTCTTCTATCCTACACTAGGATTATTGGGAGCTGTACTGCCAATAGTATTTACAGTAATAACTAGACCTCTAGGAGGATTTATTTTTGGATATATAGCTGATGTCAGAGGGAGAAAAGTCGCTTTACTCTTTACAGTATTAGGATATTCATTTTCAATAGGTTTAACAGCTTTAATTCCAACTTATTATCAAATAGGAATACTAGCTCCAATAATAATTTCACTACTTAGACTTTTCCAAGGAGTATTCATAGGAGGAGATGTTTCTTCAAGCTTTACTACAGCAATGGAAAGTATAAGAAAGTTTAGAGGATTTTTTGGTGGATTAGCTCAATCTGGAACTTTAATAGGTTTTGTAATAGTGGATTTATTATTTACCTATTTTAGTGGATTGCCAAATAATTTTATTCTTAACTTAGGCTGGAGATATATTTATGCTATTGGAATAATTCCAGCACTCTTGGCTGTATTTATTAGACTATTGATGACTGAACCAAAAATTTATGCAGAAAGTGAAAAGAAAAATCCAGTAAAGGGATTAGCTCCAATCTGGCAAACAATTATAGTAATGATAGGATTTTGGATGATGATCTACGCTGGTCCGCAATTTGCTCCAGTATTCTTTGGAAGTTTTCTACACTTGAAACCAGAAGTATATGGACAGTTAGCATTTCTAATGAATCTAGTAGGAATACCAGCAATGCTAATATCTGGTCTAATTTCAGACTATCTAGGAAGGAAATATGTAGGAATAGGAACAGTAATAATTTCAATAATTGGAGCTTTTGTATTCTATTTTCAAGGGATATCATTGACCTTGGCTACAATGATATTTGGATTTCTAATAAATTTTCCATCAGCATTAACTCCGGCTTACTTATCTGAAAGATTTAAAACTTTTAGTAGAGCTACTGGAGTAGGATTTTCTTATAACGGAGCCTTTATAGTTGCAGGATTTTCGCAGTTAATGATATCTGGATTATCCTCATTTATACAAACAAATGAAGCAGCATTTACAATCTTAACTATTGGTGGGATAATTTCTATTATAGGACTAGCATTAGGACCAGAAACGCTCAAAACTAGCGAATTACCTATTTCAAGTAAATGA
- the doxD gene encoding thiosulfate:quinone oxidoreductase large subunit, translated as MSKEQSAEFKRTEKMTRMEYLFPVRFAVGWMFLDGGLRKAVLKPAKLDPNSSSFVGGKLVNFLPHAGPFKPLLLMTLENRAFDVTFLTIFSYIEIIAGLFIIIGLLTRLAGLGALAMSVGFAPAYWLGSTCEDEWQIGALLTAGSVMLILTGAGRVWGLDYFLYKKFGDRGIANVPILKWIKLW; from the coding sequence ATGTCCAAAGAGCAATCAGCAGAATTCAAAAGAACAGAAAAAATGACAAGAATGGAATATTTATTTCCAGTAAGATTTGCAGTAGGTTGGATGTTCTTAGACGGAGGATTAAGAAAAGCAGTATTAAAACCAGCAAAATTAGATCCTAATTCATCATCTTTTGTAGGAGGTAAACTAGTAAATTTCTTACCTCATGCAGGTCCATTTAAACCACTTCTATTAATGACTTTAGAAAATAGAGCTTTTGATGTAACTTTTCTAACAATATTTAGCTATATAGAAATTATAGCAGGATTATTCATAATTATTGGACTATTAACTAGATTAGCAGGATTAGGCGCTTTAGCGATGTCAGTAGGATTTGCTCCCGCTTATTGGTTAGGATCAACTTGCGAAGATGAGTGGCAGATAGGTGCTTTATTGACTGCTGGATCAGTAATGCTTATTCTAACTGGTGCGGGAAGAGTATGGGGATTAGATTACTTCCTATATAAGAAATTCGGAGACAGAGGAATAGCAAACGTCCCAATACTTAAATGGATTAAATTATGGTGA
- the doxA gene encoding thiosulfate:quinone oxidoreductase small subunit gives MERVTVIGLIFGIAVVIFILATGQWAYGNVVGPLVNHSKIPQLEIKYASAMENSKGTYLILNITDCDGPDAYPASAPLMEISNSTWHIFLNSSQIANDTVKIIQAPWNENKKDSVNWYSGFIVILGSEAQFQLQLPFHLSPGTYKIQLYTPAVSGNVLAKQTATITIS, from the coding sequence ATGGAGAGAGTAACAGTTATAGGATTAATATTTGGAATAGCTGTTGTAATATTTATATTAGCTACTGGACAATGGGCATATGGTAATGTTGTAGGACCTTTAGTAAATCATTCTAAGATTCCACAATTAGAAATAAAATATGCATCTGCGATGGAAAATTCTAAAGGAACATACCTAATCCTAAATATAACTGACTGCGATGGACCAGATGCTTATCCAGCTAGTGCACCATTAATGGAGATAAGTAATTCAACATGGCATATATTTCTAAACTCTAGCCAAATAGCTAATGATACTGTTAAAATAATACAAGCACCATGGAATGAAAATAAGAAAGATAGCGTAAATTGGTATAGTGGATTCATAGTAATACTAGGTAGTGAAGCACAATTCCAATTACAGTTACCATTCCATTTATCTCCAGGTACATATAAAATACAATTATATACTCCTGCAGTAAGTGGAAACGTATTAGCTAAACAAACAGCAACTATAACTATAAGTTAA
- a CDS encoding MFS transporter has product MNKDVYKIALSAGFSDLGYQAVVASFPLLLVFYFHVPIFIYGIVESFSYGIGLFFSFLGGFLSDKVGSKRIAVFGNSLIVLLSFTGLAKDAIQAIAFFLSGWFMRNFRSPARRTMVAEITKEEERKKAYGILHALDVGGGFLAIVYLTILLYYKIPLTLILPFTAIPITVGTLLLVISKSGKPTQKPKENVKIILGILIATALFGIATYSPGFPIITVTQSTKEIYLGALTYGIYLGSSAIFGYIFSWIKIKDFTGLISGYFLAFLANLGFIFLFPTGILGLYPLVFLLGVAFASAETFEPSIISKVSGKNIGRGMGLLSLARGIGYFIGNTSMGLLYSISYSYAYLFASIVSLASVLTIFILIKGKNK; this is encoded by the coding sequence ATGAATAAAGATGTATATAAAATAGCGTTATCAGCAGGATTCAGTGATTTAGGATATCAAGCTGTAGTAGCATCATTTCCATTACTTTTAGTATTTTATTTTCACGTTCCAATTTTTATTTACGGTATAGTAGAATCATTTAGTTACGGAATTGGTTTATTTTTTTCATTTTTAGGAGGTTTTTTGTCAGATAAAGTTGGGAGTAAAAGAATAGCTGTATTCGGTAATTCTTTAATAGTACTTTTATCTTTTACCGGATTAGCAAAAGACGCTATTCAAGCAATTGCATTCTTTTTATCTGGATGGTTTATGCGAAATTTTAGAAGCCCAGCTAGGAGAACTATGGTTGCAGAAATAACCAAAGAAGAGGAAAGAAAAAAGGCATACGGCATACTCCATGCACTGGATGTAGGTGGAGGATTTCTGGCTATAGTTTATTTGACAATTTTGCTCTATTATAAGATTCCATTAACCTTAATTTTGCCATTTACTGCAATACCAATAACTGTAGGAACTTTACTTCTAGTTATTTCTAAATCCGGAAAACCTACGCAAAAACCTAAAGAAAACGTGAAAATTATACTTGGAATACTTATAGCAACTGCATTATTTGGAATAGCTACTTATAGTCCGGGCTTTCCAATAATTACTGTAACGCAATCAACAAAAGAAATATATTTAGGAGCATTAACTTATGGAATATACTTAGGTTCTTCGGCAATTTTTGGATATATTTTTAGTTGGATAAAAATAAAAGATTTTACAGGATTAATTTCTGGTTACTTTTTGGCTTTCTTAGCTAACTTAGGTTTTATATTCTTATTTCCTACAGGCATTTTAGGCTTATATCCATTAGTATTTTTGTTAGGTGTTGCATTCGCTAGTGCTGAAACTTTTGAACCTTCAATAATATCTAAAGTATCAGGGAAAAACATAGGAAGAGGAATGGGATTACTCTCCCTTGCAAGAGGAATAGGATACTTTATTGGAAATACGAGTATGGGTTTGCTTTATTCAATAAGTTATTCTTATGCTTATTTATTCGCTTCAATAGTTTCTTTGGCTTCAGTTTTAACAATTTTTATACTTATAAAAGGTAAAAATAAATAA
- a CDS encoding OsmC family peroxiredoxin, whose product MELIITLEGSSENPNIKIGDQTITAKEAYNKGPLYAFYISIPHCILMITNEILNRENKAFDFKIVAKYKLKEDIAYFGNFVIDHIDIDIISNYDSEYLKNLIEIIKSQCPIYLSLSDKININYSST is encoded by the coding sequence ATGGAGTTAATAATTACTTTAGAAGGCAGTTCAGAAAATCCTAACATTAAAATAGGAGACCAAACAATTACTGCAAAAGAAGCATATAATAAAGGTCCACTATACGCATTTTATATTTCCATTCCTCATTGTATTTTAATGATAACTAATGAAATATTAAATAGAGAAAATAAAGCCTTTGATTTTAAAATAGTAGCTAAATATAAACTAAAGGAAGATATAGCTTACTTTGGGAATTTTGTAATAGATCATATAGATATTGACATAATATCAAACTATGATAGTGAATATCTAAAAAATTTGATTGAAATAATAAAGAGCCAGTGCCCAATATATCTTAGCCTTTCTGATAAGATAAACATTAACTATTCTTCCACTTAA
- a CDS encoding ABC transporter substrate-binding protein — protein sequence MILQVIAIAIVILVALAGLIIYEGIIKPKVTTEISPTYRIVSLTPSDTQILLSLGLGKNIVGIDIYSYNLTKIINLTSQVPSNVTIFNQIYPVNISGLVALNPTVIIGEEGIIGECQTNMQKAGLKVLLTNDDYASNFYEIEQSVMQVGKYFNQTSQAQDVINWMNEKLQNFSTTGNITVDYIDWICPNYEFYSAGGNVFINSLIQLGGGINGLGEYSNYGPFTADALISSNPQVLVVNVIYNLTYTEYLVNHFPGIQNTSAYKNDRIYYLSSSSSYLTNEPGPLAVYAVLLFRDIINGTAPHVITWNWIENDIHPELPVY from the coding sequence ATGATACTTCAAGTTATCGCAATAGCTATCGTTATCTTAGTAGCATTGGCTGGATTAATAATATATGAAGGAATAATCAAACCAAAAGTTACTACAGAAATAAGTCCAACTTATAGAATAGTTTCTTTAACTCCTAGTGATACTCAAATTCTTCTTTCATTAGGTTTAGGAAAAAATATTGTAGGAATTGATATTTATTCCTATAATCTAACGAAAATAATAAATCTTACATCTCAAGTACCATCTAACGTTACCATATTTAATCAAATATATCCTGTAAATATTTCTGGATTAGTAGCATTAAATCCTACTGTTATAATTGGAGAAGAAGGAATAATAGGAGAATGTCAGACAAACATGCAGAAGGCAGGACTAAAAGTGTTATTAACTAATGATGATTACGCATCTAACTTTTATGAAATTGAACAGTCAGTAATGCAAGTAGGAAAATATTTCAATCAAACGAGTCAAGCACAAGATGTAATAAACTGGATGAATGAAAAATTACAGAATTTCTCCACTACTGGAAATATTACAGTAGATTATATAGACTGGATATGCCCTAATTATGAATTCTACTCAGCAGGAGGTAATGTATTTATAAACTCTTTGATACAATTGGGTGGAGGAATAAATGGATTAGGAGAATATAGCAATTATGGTCCATTTACAGCAGATGCATTAATTTCATCTAATCCACAAGTGCTGGTAGTTAACGTAATTTATAATTTAACTTATACAGAATATTTGGTTAATCATTTCCCTGGAATACAAAATACTTCAGCTTACAAAAATGATAGAATTTACTATCTGTCTTCTAGTTCATCTTATCTTACTAATGAGCCTGGTCCATTAGCTGTTTATGCGGTATTATTATTTAGAGATATAATAAATGGCACTGCACCTCACGTAATAACTTGGAATTGGATAGAAAATGATATTCATCCAGAACTGCCGGTGTATTAA